TTTTCGAAACCGCAGCCGACCGGCTGCTTCACGTCGGGATGGCCGCTAAACAGTTACGTCGACGTCAGGATGTTCCCAGTACTCCCCGTTCCTGATAAACGCGAGTCCCGGTATCCCATCCGGCGGCACTCCCGCGGCCAGGAGCGCCATGCTGCGCTCACCCTCGCCCCGGATCACGTAGTCGATGCAGTGGTTCTCCAGGACCTCGCGAGGCGCGATGGTGGAGTGCACGCCGCCCAGCACGATAGGCACGTCCGGCCAAGCCCTGCGCGCCATCTCCGCCACGGCGAGTGCCCGATCGAAAATGACGGTCGTGGCTGTCAGGCCGATGATGTCAGGCCTCTGTGTGATGCGGCTCGGCCACCCGTCGTCCGCTCCTTCGGCCTGCATGTCGAGCAACGTGACCGCGGCGCCGCAGTGTTCGAGGTAGGCGGCAATGAGCGCAAGCCCGATCGATGGATAGCAACTCGCTACGGCCCGCCAGATGTTGCCCTTGAGGAGGGTCCACGGTGGGTTGATCAACAGCACGCGCTTGCCTTCGAGCGATGCAATGCGCGGCTCGAGGACGTCCCGCGCAACGGCCCGTCTCATCTTCCCGCCGTCAACCGGCACCACCCACCTCCTGATTGCTGTCTGTCGGCGGCTCCGTTTTGCGGGTGTCGAGCATCCTGTAGATGTGCTGCTGCTTGCGCGTGATGATGTTCCCGTAGTTGATGAACAGGTTGCTCACCACATATAAAATGATCCCGGCGACAAAAGACATGGCGGCGCCGAATCCTGCCGCGATGGAAATGACCATCATCCCGTAGCTGCTCACCGAAGGTTCCTGTACGTACTCCAGGATCGGAAACGCACCCGTCACCCCCGCTGCAACCGCCAGTACGATGCCGATCGATCCGAACAACGTCAACGGCTTGAACGTGACTAGAATAATCGCGATGTGCAGCAGAATTCTGAAGCCATCCTTGAACGTGCTCAGTTTGGAAACGCTGCCGCTGGGACGCTCGCGATAGGGGATCGGGACTTCCTGGATGGTAAAACCGTTGCGCAAGGCCATCAGGGTCATTTCGCTCTCGATCTCGAAGCCGGTCGAAATCGCCGGAAGGGCGTCCGCCACCTGGCGCGAAAAGGCGCGGTATCCGGATAGAACGTCCTTCAACTGCGAGCGGAACACGAGGTTCGTCACGCTGGTGATGACCCTGTTTCCAACGACATGGAGAGGTCGAAACGAGTTACTGGTGTATTCGGACAGGCGGTACCCGACCGTCATGTCGGCTTGACCCTCAATCACCGGACGCAGCAGATCCCGCACATTTTCTGCCGGGTAGGTGTCGTCTCCGTCGACCATCACGTAGTAGTCCGCATTGGTCCTGGACAACATCGCAGCGACGACCGCACCCTTCCCCTGTCTCAGAACGCCATGCACCGTCGCGCCGGCTGCCCTCGCCTCGTCTATGGTATTGTCGGTGCTGTTGTTGTCGAAGACGAAGACCTCCGCCTCTGGCAGTTGACGGCGGAAGTCCCGGACCACTTTCCCGATGGTCGTTCCCTCGTTGTAACAGGGAACGGCTACGACGATGTGCGGAGCGCCATCGCGACCGGTCCGACTCATGGTTTCCTCCTGGCGACCGAGAATAGCGAGAGCCCGACGGGTGGTCGCACCAACCGCTCGATACTTTCGAGGTATGGCGTCAATGTGTCGAAGATAAGGATCTGCCTGGGACTCTGCCGTACAACCCGTTTCAGCTTGCTGTTGACGATCCACCCCGCCAATCCGAGCAGGTTCATGTAATACATCGTCTCGACCACGAGACCGGCCGATTCGATCACCTTCCGTAGCGATCCTCGGGAATACCGTCGGAAGTGCCCCACGGCCGTGTCGATGGAGCCGAAGGCGAGGGGAACCGCCGGGACCAGCAGGACGATCGACGCCTGCAAGCCGGTGACGCAGTCGCCGAACTTCCTCAAGGCCGCCACGTCGTCCGCGATGTGTTCCAGGACGTTCACGCACACAACGGTATCCACTCCCCCGTTGCGAAGCGCCTCGGTGTCCACATCCTCGATGGACGCGGAAAGCACCTGAAACCCAGGGTGTCCGGCATGGGTCCGCGCGAGATGGGCGACGCAATGCGGGTTCGGCTCGATGCAGATGACGCGTTCAGAAGTCGAGAGCAGTCGTCCCGTCATGTTGCCGATGCCAGACCCCACTTCCACCACGTTTCTGCCCAGATAGGGCCGCACCTGTGAGAACAGCCACTCATTGTAACGCGGGGCCGATCCCATGTCCCGGAGGTCCTCGGCGACGAACTCGTCGTCCAGGCCCGGACGGGACACATTCGATCCTGCTCCCTTCATCGCGCTTCCTGTCGCAAGGAGAATGCCTATGGACATGTATATCGGTCTCGACGCCCACTCGGCAAGCTGCACGGTCTTGTAACGAGCTTCGGGACTTCGGGGTGTCGGTACTAGGCTCGATCGGAAATCCATCTGAGGGCCGGGCGGCGGACCGGGCGGCTGCGTGTCCGGTCCGTGGTCGGGGCCTCGATCCGGGCGCGCTGCGTGGCGCTCAACACGTCGCGCACGACAACCAATAGTCCCGAACGCGGGGCGGGCTAATTGTCGCGTGGCAATCACCCGATTCCTCACGATGGCGAGTTCATCGTCGAGGACGGGGCCACCGTC
This DNA window, taken from Pseudomonadota bacterium, encodes the following:
- a CDS encoding cobalamin-dependent protein (Presence of a B(12) (cobalamin)-binding domain implies dependence on cobalamin itself, in one of its several forms, or in some unusual lineages, dependence on a cobalamin-like analog.) codes for the protein MPVDGGKMRRAVARDVLEPRIASLEGKRVLLINPPWTLLKGNIWRAVASCYPSIGLALIAAYLEHCGAAVTLLDMQAEGADDGWPSRITQRPDIIGLTATTVIFDRALAVAEMARRAWPDVPIVLGGVHSTIAPREVLENHCIDYVIRGEGERSMALLAAGVPPDGIPGLAFIRNGEYWEHPDVDVTV
- a CDS encoding class I SAM-dependent methyltransferase, with protein sequence MKREPMTEQKTLGTAVSSDSDGEIFSPRSGAPDLTPRSVRASLAFGLLPFIFAVIAFTAGLDGGPVLDDELAIVRNRVIATRQLARPAFGTIGCRARRVERHAARPDRGPDHGPDTQPPGPPPGPQMDFRSSLVPTPRSPEARYKTVQLAEWASRPIYMSIGILLATGSAMKGAGSNVSRPGLDDEFVAEDLRDMGSAPRYNEWLFSQVRPYLGRNVVEVGSGIGNMTGRLLSTSERVICIEPNPHCVAHLARTHAGHPGFQVLSASIEDVDTEALRNGGVDTVVCVNVLEHIADDVAALRKFGDCVTGLQASIVLLVPAVPLAFGSIDTAVGHFRRYSRGSLRKVIESAGLVVETMYYMNLLGLAGWIVNSKLKRVVRQSPRQILIFDTLTPYLESIERLVRPPVGLSLFSVARRKP
- a CDS encoding glycosyltransferase is translated as MSRTGRDGAPHIVVAVPCYNEGTTIGKVVRDFRRQLPEAEVFVFDNNSTDNTIDEARAAGATVHGVLRQGKGAVVAAMLSRTNADYYVMVDGDDTYPAENVRDLLRPVIEGQADMTVGYRLSEYTSNSFRPLHVVGNRVITSVTNLVFRSQLKDVLSGYRAFSRQVADALPAISTGFEIESEMTLMALRNGFTIQEVPIPYRERPSGSVSKLSTFKDGFRILLHIAIILVTFKPLTLFGSIGIVLAVAAGVTGAFPILEYVQEPSVSSYGMMVISIAAGFGAAMSFVAGIILYVVSNLFINYGNIITRKQQHIYRMLDTRKTEPPTDSNQEVGGAG